One Bacillus mesophilus genomic region harbors:
- a CDS encoding calcium-translocating P-type ATPase, PMCA-type, protein MSQFFMKTSNEVLEELKVTEKGLESAEIEKRREQYGYNELAEGKRKTAIAVFFEQFKDFLVLILIAAAIISAFLGKFESTIVILVVVIINAILGTVQHLKAEQSLNSLKALSSPTAKVLRDGQKVEIPSREVLVGDILFLDAGDFVSADGRIIENHSLQINESSLTGESLSVEKETSPIAEKDVPIGDRKNMVFSGSFVTYGRGVVVVTNTGMNTEIGKIANLLESAKEKKTPLQESLDQFGKKLAVIIIAIAIIIFAIDIIRGNEIADSFMFAVALAVAAIPEALSSIVTIVLAFGTQKMAKENAIIRKLHAVESLGSISVICSDKTGTLTQNKMTVQKLYLDQKVIEHDQLQVENPIQKRTLLMSILCNDSVTTDKKEIGDPTEIALVDLGEKYQLDELRIRDEYPRIKELPFDSDRKMMSTVNRYEGKNLMITKGALDVLLSRVSRFETSAGVVDFTEGHKREIEKINKEFSMSGLRVLGLAFKEVEEGKAISFEDENDLTFVGLISMMDPPREESAGAVASCIEAGIKPVMITGDHKITASAIAKQIGILKDETEAVEGAEIEKWSDLELKEKVANIAVYARVSPEHKIRIVKAWQEKGNVVAMTGDGVNDGPALKQADVGIAMGITGTEVAKEASSMVLTDDNFSTIVKAISNGRSIYANIQNSIKFLLAGNTGGVLAVLYASILALPVPFAAVHLLFINLLTDSLPAIAIGLEPHNKNIMKEKPRDINIPLLNKSFAKRVSVEGIIIAISTLLAFHIGLSTGDAMVASTMAFATLCLARLFHGFNSRSSQSLFKIGIFSNKYLWYAVIIGVILLHVVLLTPPLMGVFEVASLNATQFGTIYMLALIPLVVIQLYRIMSSK, encoded by the coding sequence ATGAGCCAGTTTTTCATGAAAACATCGAATGAAGTCTTAGAAGAACTAAAGGTTACGGAAAAAGGGTTGGAATCCGCCGAAATAGAAAAACGCCGTGAACAATATGGGTATAATGAGTTAGCAGAAGGGAAGAGAAAAACAGCTATTGCGGTTTTTTTCGAACAGTTTAAGGATTTTTTAGTCCTCATTCTAATTGCAGCAGCCATTATCTCTGCTTTTTTAGGGAAATTTGAGAGTACGATTGTCATCCTAGTCGTGGTCATCATAAATGCCATTTTAGGAACGGTTCAGCATCTTAAAGCCGAACAGAGTCTAAATAGTTTAAAAGCACTGTCATCCCCGACCGCAAAGGTCCTAAGAGATGGTCAAAAGGTAGAAATTCCTTCTAGGGAAGTCCTCGTTGGCGATATTCTTTTCCTTGATGCAGGTGATTTTGTAAGTGCAGATGGGAGAATCATTGAAAACCACAGTCTACAAATAAATGAAAGCTCACTAACAGGTGAGTCACTAAGCGTTGAAAAGGAAACATCCCCAATTGCTGAAAAGGACGTCCCTATTGGTGATAGAAAAAATATGGTCTTCTCTGGTAGCTTTGTTACATATGGGCGTGGTGTAGTCGTAGTAACAAACACCGGTATGAATACTGAGATTGGTAAAATTGCGAACTTATTAGAGTCAGCAAAGGAAAAGAAGACTCCACTTCAGGAAAGTCTTGATCAATTTGGGAAAAAACTTGCGGTTATTATCATAGCAATTGCCATAATAATTTTCGCAATTGATATCATAAGAGGGAATGAGATTGCAGATTCGTTCATGTTTGCTGTAGCACTTGCAGTTGCGGCGATTCCTGAGGCATTGAGCTCGATTGTTACGATTGTTCTAGCTTTTGGAACACAGAAAATGGCAAAAGAAAATGCAATTATAAGAAAGCTTCATGCCGTAGAGAGTCTAGGAAGTATATCTGTTATCTGTTCTGATAAAACAGGTACATTAACTCAAAACAAGATGACTGTTCAAAAATTATATCTGGATCAAAAGGTAATTGAGCATGATCAGTTACAGGTAGAAAATCCGATTCAAAAAAGAACCCTACTCATGTCAATACTATGTAATGATTCAGTGACCACTGATAAAAAAGAAATTGGTGATCCAACTGAAATTGCATTGGTAGACCTAGGTGAGAAATACCAATTAGATGAACTAAGGATTAGGGATGAGTACCCAAGGATTAAGGAATTGCCTTTTGATTCAGATCGAAAAATGATGAGCACAGTTAACCGTTATGAAGGCAAAAATCTAATGATTACAAAAGGCGCATTGGATGTCCTTCTTTCAAGGGTATCTAGATTTGAAACGTCCGCTGGAGTCGTTGATTTTACAGAAGGCCATAAACGTGAAATAGAGAAAATAAATAAGGAATTCTCAATGAGCGGTTTACGTGTTCTTGGGCTTGCTTTTAAGGAAGTGGAAGAAGGCAAAGCAATTTCTTTTGAAGATGAGAATGACCTAACGTTTGTAGGATTAATTTCAATGATGGATCCTCCAAGAGAAGAGTCGGCTGGAGCTGTCGCTTCTTGTATTGAGGCAGGTATTAAGCCGGTTATGATTACTGGAGATCATAAGATTACAGCTTCAGCAATTGCCAAGCAAATTGGGATTCTAAAGGATGAAACCGAAGCAGTAGAGGGAGCAGAAATTGAAAAATGGAGTGACCTAGAACTTAAAGAAAAGGTTGCTAATATTGCAGTCTATGCTAGGGTGTCTCCAGAACATAAGATTAGAATTGTTAAAGCATGGCAGGAAAAAGGCAATGTTGTGGCAATGACCGGAGACGGTGTAAATGATGGACCTGCGTTGAAGCAGGCTGACGTTGGTATTGCAATGGGGATAACGGGAACAGAGGTTGCGAAAGAAGCATCTTCTATGGTTCTAACAGATGATAACTTTTCCACCATTGTAAAAGCTATTTCAAATGGTAGAAGTATCTACGCCAATATTCAAAATTCCATAAAATTTTTATTGGCCGGAAATACAGGTGGAGTTTTAGCTGTACTTTACGCTTCTATACTCGCTTTACCAGTACCATTTGCAGCTGTACATTTACTTTTTATAAACCTTCTGACGGATAGTTTACCAGCCATAGCGATTGGCCTTGAACCCCACAATAAAAACATTATGAAGGAAAAACCTAGGGATATTAACATTCCTCTTTTGAACAAATCTTTTGCTAAGCGGGTTTCTGTTGAAGGGATCATCATCGCGATCTCAACCTTACTTGCCTTTCACATCGGCTTATCAACAGGGGATGCGATGGTTGCTAGTACAATGGCCTTTGCTACCTTATGTTTAGCTCGGCTATTTCATGGATTTAACTCTAGAAGTAGTCAGTCATTATTTAAGATAGGTATCTTTTCGAATAAATACCTATGGTACGCTGTCATCATTGGAGTAATACTGCTACACGTGGTGTTATTAACACCACCACTAATGGGGGTATTTGAAGTTGCAAGCCTGAATGCAACACAATTTGGAACCATATATATGTTGGCTTTAATTCCACTAGTCGTTATTCAGCTTTACAGAATAATGTCTTCAAAGTAG
- a CDS encoding site-specific integrase has translation MTISITKTYSNDKNNTKNYKLVLPKTIKSKRKIVVDDVVINLLKKHKKEQEKLITKFGDSYRDRGYIFANFNRYPGYPILTKLVRTRMARILKHLEIQSKKYNPHSLRHTHTSLLAEAGVDIEEIMERLGHSDEKTTRTIYLHVTSEMKRKASDLFSSLMRKQREKKD, from the coding sequence TTGACAATAAGTATTACTAAAACCTACTCAAATGACAAAAACAACACAAAAAACTACAAACTAGTACTTCCAAAGACAATCAAATCAAAACGTAAAATTGTAGTGGATGACGTTGTTATTAACCTGCTAAAAAAACATAAAAAAGAACAAGAGAAATTAATAACTAAATTTGGAGACTCCTATCGTGACAGAGGCTATATATTTGCAAATTTTAACCGCTATCCCGGCTATCCTATTCTCACAAAACTTGTTAGAACTAGAATGGCTAGAATTTTAAAACACCTAGAAATTCAGTCAAAAAAGTATAATCCCCATTCTTTACGCCATACACACACATCCCTTCTTGCTGAAGCAGGCGTGGATATAGAAGAGATCATGGAACGTTTAGGCCATAGTGATGAGAAGACAACTAGAACAATTTATCTTCATGTAACATCTGAAATGAAGAGGAAAGCTTCTGATTTGTTTAGTAGCCTAATGCGAAAACAGAGAGAAAAGAAAGATTAA
- a CDS encoding nickel-dependent hydrogenase large subunit, with product MSKRIVINPLTRISGFMEIDVTVENNQVVDAKTKGNLFRGFEQMLIGRSPFDSVYFTQRICGICSAAHSMASSLALEDALNIEPMEQGKYLRDIIHCCEFLQNHIRHFYQYTVPDFVKIDQNPLFQTDHEDFRLPKEMNDRIAKHYFESLTISRLAHQMLAVLGGKAPHNHGVFIGGITTQATAEKVVHLDSILQKVSTFIDEKMIPDVYDIARYYQEYFQLGSGYGNLLSYGSFDNYKELGTLYVDPLVSTANGLEEFDENNIQEKIDYSYFTSMENTYSPSEIVPEPNMDKKDAYSWVKAPRYNGLPFEVGPLARLTLSGLYNNGISAMDRTIARALEAKKIAEIMKVLLQQIIPGVDVQKKYELPESAFGRGLVDTTRGALGHWLKIADKKISFYQIITPSTWDFSTRDENGYRGTAEEALIGTPIQNSDKPAEIGRILRSFDPCMSCATHVYTPGNQVKTIKVF from the coding sequence ATGAGTAAACGAATTGTGATTAACCCATTAACACGAATTAGTGGCTTTATGGAAATTGATGTGACGGTAGAAAATAATCAAGTGGTAGATGCCAAAACAAAAGGAAATTTATTTAGAGGTTTTGAACAAATGTTAATTGGAAGAAGTCCATTTGATTCCGTATATTTTACCCAACGTATATGTGGAATTTGCTCAGCCGCACACTCGATGGCATCTTCTTTAGCATTAGAGGATGCCTTGAATATTGAGCCAATGGAACAAGGGAAGTATTTAAGAGATATTATCCATTGCTGTGAGTTCCTTCAAAATCATATTCGCCATTTTTATCAATATACAGTTCCTGATTTCGTGAAAATTGATCAAAATCCATTATTTCAAACAGATCATGAAGATTTCCGATTGCCAAAGGAGATGAATGATCGGATTGCCAAGCATTACTTTGAATCTCTTACAATCAGTAGACTTGCTCATCAAATGTTAGCCGTTCTAGGAGGAAAAGCCCCTCATAATCATGGAGTCTTTATCGGTGGAATTACGACTCAGGCAACAGCAGAAAAGGTTGTACATTTGGATTCAATTTTACAGAAAGTATCCACGTTTATTGATGAAAAAATGATTCCAGACGTATATGACATTGCTCGATATTATCAAGAATACTTTCAATTAGGTAGTGGGTACGGGAACTTACTCTCGTATGGATCTTTTGACAATTACAAAGAGCTAGGTACATTATATGTTGATCCACTTGTATCGACAGCTAATGGATTAGAGGAGTTTGATGAAAATAATATACAAGAAAAAATTGATTACTCGTATTTTACATCAATGGAAAATACGTATTCACCAAGTGAAATTGTACCAGAGCCAAATATGGATAAGAAAGATGCCTATTCATGGGTAAAAGCCCCAAGATACAATGGGCTTCCTTTTGAGGTTGGGCCGTTGGCAAGATTAACATTAAGTGGATTATATAATAATGGCATTTCTGCAATGGATCGAACGATTGCTAGAGCCCTAGAAGCAAAGAAAATTGCAGAGATAATGAAAGTATTACTCCAGCAAATCATACCGGGAGTAGATGTGCAAAAAAAATATGAACTTCCGGAATCTGCATTTGGAAGGGGGCTAGTCGATACGACGAGAGGTGCCTTAGGTCATTGGCTTAAGATTGCAGATAAGAAGATCTCATTTTATCAAATTATTACTCCTTCCACATGGGATTTTTCGACTCGTGATGAAAACGGCTATAGAGGAACTGCCGAAGAAGCATTAATCGGTACACCAATCCAAAATTCAGATAAACCTGCAGAAATTGGAAGGATTCTTCGTTCATTTGATCCATGTATGTCATGTGCGACTCATGTATACACTCCGGGAAATCAAGTGAAAACAATAAAGGTGTTTTAA
- a CDS encoding diguanylate cyclase domain-containing protein: MNIDFMFAKSKCNILVVDDLKENITAMEALLEDLDINLLKADSGNEALSIMLEHEIALVLLDVQMPEMDGFEVAEIMKSSERTKYIPIIFVTAISKEDKYIFKAYDAGAVDYLMKPIIPEILISKVRVFIQLHEQKQKIVQQTLALEEANLKLENLSYIDGLTQIPNRRKFNEHFEKEWKSAMREGDSITVILIDIDFFKNYNDYYGHTEGDECLKQVAMALASAVGRPRDMVARYGGEEFIAILPHTTSTDAGTVVNKMMQLIRRLKIKHKQSTISDYITISGGIATVIPSIDMSMEHLIVKADKALYKAKEQGRNQIISYANAVCMA, translated from the coding sequence GTGAATATTGATTTTATGTTTGCTAAAAGTAAATGTAACATACTAGTTGTAGATGACCTTAAAGAAAATATTACTGCGATGGAAGCCCTCTTAGAGGATTTAGATATCAATCTACTAAAAGCTGATTCAGGGAATGAAGCATTAAGTATCATGCTCGAGCACGAAATTGCATTAGTTCTCCTAGATGTACAAATGCCGGAAATGGATGGTTTTGAAGTCGCTGAAATTATGAAAAGTAGTGAACGTACAAAATATATCCCAATTATTTTTGTAACTGCAATCAGCAAAGAAGACAAATATATTTTTAAAGCTTACGATGCGGGTGCAGTAGACTATTTGATGAAACCGATCATCCCTGAAATTCTCATTAGCAAAGTTCGAGTATTTATTCAATTACACGAGCAAAAGCAGAAAATTGTCCAACAGACACTAGCATTGGAAGAGGCAAATCTGAAGTTAGAAAACTTGTCCTATATAGATGGTTTAACACAAATACCAAACCGAAGAAAGTTTAACGAGCATTTCGAAAAGGAATGGAAGAGTGCCATGAGAGAGGGAGACTCGATTACGGTCATTTTAATCGATATTGACTTCTTTAAAAACTATAATGATTACTATGGTCATACTGAAGGAGATGAATGTCTAAAACAAGTAGCAATGGCGTTAGCTTCAGCTGTTGGGCGACCAAGGGACATGGTAGCAAGATATGGCGGAGAAGAATTTATTGCCATCCTGCCTCATACGACAAGTACTGATGCAGGAACGGTAGTGAATAAAATGATGCAATTAATCAGAAGACTAAAAATTAAACATAAACAGTCCACAATTAGTGACTATATCACCATTAGTGGAGGTATAGCAACGGTTATTCCCTCTATTGATATGAGTATGGAACACTTGATTGTTAAAGCAGATAAGGCCTTATACAAAGCAAAAGAACAGGGAAGAAATCAGATTATATCTTATGCGAATGCTGTCTGTATGGCATGA
- a CDS encoding hydrogenase maturation protease gives MEKIIVLGIGNRLMMDDGIGIYLIEELSMQNRTSNSSFLIGESDIDYCMEKIMEATLVIIVDAVFSGDTPGEISVYPLAELHQHQELDISPHNFHLFQLLYLQRESIKGYLIGVEPNEIRFNIGLSKTLKEKWTIILQDVSETIERLIGEN, from the coding sequence ATGGAGAAAATAATTGTTTTAGGTATTGGCAATCGACTTATGATGGATGATGGGATTGGTATTTATTTAATTGAGGAACTATCTATGCAAAATCGAACATCAAATAGTTCTTTTTTAATTGGGGAATCGGATATTGATTATTGCATGGAGAAAATAATGGAAGCTACCCTTGTCATTATTGTGGATGCAGTATTCTCAGGAGACACACCAGGGGAAATTTCGGTTTATCCACTAGCTGAATTGCATCAACACCAAGAATTAGATATTTCCCCACATAATTTTCATCTGTTTCAACTATTGTACCTACAGAGAGAATCTATAAAGGGTTATCTTATAGGAGTGGAGCCTAATGAGATAAGGTTCAATATTGGATTGAGTAAAACTCTAAAGGAGAAATGGACTATAATTTTACAAGATGTATCAGAGACTATTGAGAGATTGATTGGGGAGAATTGA
- a CDS encoding CheR family methyltransferase: MNKYDLNMSENEKIEIHLLLEAIHIKYGYDFRKYSNTHVFRRIHEIIEKTNCQSVSELQYKVLYDSDTFLIFLKYLSINVTEMFRNPPFYKSIRNEIVPVLKTYPFIKIWSAGCSTGEEVYSLAILLHEEGLLDRTIIYGTDINEGVLIKAREGIYPANMIEKFSENYQNAGGKGHFDDYFTVKYNYASVKNELKKNIVFAGHNLVTDHVFGEMNLITCRNVFIYFEQELQDHAIKLFSDSLCTGGFLGLGSKEDMRFSTYHNLFQTINERNRLYQKKFM, translated from the coding sequence ATGAATAAGTATGATTTGAATATGTCAGAAAACGAAAAAATCGAAATTCATTTATTGCTAGAAGCCATTCATATAAAGTACGGTTATGACTTCAGGAAGTATTCCAATACCCATGTCTTTCGACGTATTCATGAAATTATAGAAAAGACAAACTGTCAGAGTGTATCAGAGCTTCAATATAAAGTGCTATATGACTCAGATACGTTTTTGATCTTTCTAAAATATCTTTCCATTAATGTGACGGAGATGTTCAGAAATCCTCCATTCTACAAGAGTATAAGAAATGAGATCGTACCAGTTTTAAAAACCTATCCTTTTATAAAAATATGGTCTGCTGGCTGCTCCACAGGTGAAGAAGTGTATTCACTAGCGATTCTTTTACACGAAGAAGGTTTATTAGATCGTACGATTATTTATGGCACCGATATAAATGAAGGTGTACTAATAAAAGCCAGAGAAGGAATTTATCCCGCTAACATGATAGAGAAATTTAGTGAGAATTATCAAAATGCCGGAGGAAAAGGGCATTTTGATGATTACTTCACGGTGAAATATAATTATGCAAGTGTGAAAAATGAACTCAAGAAAAACATTGTGTTCGCAGGACATAACCTAGTGACTGATCATGTTTTTGGAGAGATGAATTTAATTACATGTCGAAATGTTTTTATCTATTTTGAACAAGAGCTTCAGGACCATGCGATTAAGCTATTTTCAGATAGCTTGTGTACGGGGGGATTTCTTGGACTCGGTTCAAAAGAGGATATGCGGTTCTCCACATACCATAATTTATTTCAAACGATTAATGAACGAAATCGATTGTATCAAAAAAAGTTTATGTAA
- a CDS encoding response regulator, translating to MDQAKKLYIKSILLIEGISYIFLIPLATYVVFFHGELLGEKLQYSAIGLAIAVVVTFIHGLIMRYYGLYKPFKLILSNKTLSESERSQIKLTLLKQPQREAYGSILRWTYGIAIVIFYTSMYVPIEAITYIAAIAAFFQSALVNFINNYFITERLMSEVLESPTLSTTVIEAKEYKEFSLIKKTILMVVGIFMATFVVLTYLIFELYQDMVPLDEVLSHFVPITIGLIAVVILSINLFNYSNKKSLKKIQDSIQKMSEGDLSVDLSMITIDELGRVCNDLYKLNESQRDIAQFIYSEIQKLQEHSNSLSVGQHTVLIDKIQLEKLEHTNNFFEVTDALHDITKVLQELIQITNNESYIREGKVKLTSAIQDAKRLSDSADKIIKNLASHVNATIGILYVADNHNTLRLTGRFAHSNDHVVESFQLGEGLIGQVAEDKNLKVIHEVPDNHLVIHTGLLQVKPKEIIIVPCVYNGETKAVIVLGTLDTFMDSHIEYFTSIGESIALTITSHQANEENERLLEESRKLTEELQKQQEVLVHNNTEIEQMNKELEQQTRELRKSESLLETKQQELENINEELKAQTIDVEKQRDELNEKNEELYRTKKLLEEKAENLERANQYKSEFLANMSHELRTPLNSIIILSKILFDNKQKRLSEKEMEYSETIFKAAHDLLDLINEILDLAKVEAGMMDVHIENVNLRHFIEDLRMSFKEVAVAKGVEFIVDLEEGLPSNLLTDSQRLKQIIKNLLSNAFKFTHAGSVSVQVYKKDMDSIAFSVRDTGIGIPEDKQGLIFKEFSQVDGTTNRKYGGTGLGLSISDKFAKLLGGEIQVTSKVNQGSAFTLVIPENRENKAKSSFVTPLPTQKTVVTENETPIETVRNKLLLIIDDDPNFVKVISDMAKKKGFKCISSLEGEKGIELARNFTPDAIILDIKLPGIDGWEVMKQLNENEKTRKIPVHFVSSMDSPGKGFENGAIGYITKPVTAQKSETLFEKIMTSIKGKSEGDKLVLHLYDSLKDQSLSKQLAQENISFISTSSLKEASELVQQQKIGSILLDNLLDQEEVIRFIKRMKRDSNTSYIPVISFSKEMMSSKEEELRKYVDSIIIQSDQSSKRLMNEINLFLHHIEDKALKTSEAKQKYTSQGALLANKTILVVDDDMRNVFALTSVLESHNMNVIVGRNGKDGIQKLKESSPIDMILMDIMMPEMDGYETMRHIRSYQAYEKLPIIALTAKAMKGDRQKCLDAGANDYMAKPVDTDQLLSLMKVWLQR from the coding sequence ATGGATCAAGCGAAAAAACTTTATATAAAATCTATCCTTTTAATAGAAGGTATTTCATACATTTTTTTAATTCCGCTCGCAACCTATGTCGTATTCTTTCACGGGGAATTGTTAGGTGAAAAACTACAATACTCTGCGATTGGACTAGCTATTGCAGTGGTTGTTACATTTATTCACGGTTTAATTATGAGATATTATGGACTTTATAAGCCGTTCAAGCTTATTTTGTCTAATAAGACACTAAGCGAGTCGGAACGATCTCAGATTAAATTAACTCTTTTGAAGCAACCACAAAGAGAAGCTTATGGCTCAATACTAAGGTGGACATATGGAATAGCCATTGTGATTTTTTACACGAGTATGTATGTTCCAATCGAAGCCATTACGTATATTGCAGCCATTGCGGCATTCTTTCAATCTGCCTTAGTTAACTTTATTAATAACTACTTTATTACAGAAAGACTAATGTCTGAAGTATTGGAGAGTCCCACTTTATCTACTACTGTAATTGAAGCAAAGGAATACAAAGAATTTAGTCTGATCAAAAAGACAATTCTTATGGTCGTAGGAATATTCATGGCCACTTTCGTTGTGTTAACCTATTTAATATTTGAGCTATACCAGGATATGGTTCCATTAGATGAAGTTCTTTCCCATTTTGTTCCGATTACCATCGGATTAATTGCAGTGGTAATCTTATCAATCAACCTATTTAACTACTCGAATAAAAAAAGCCTAAAGAAAATTCAGGACTCCATACAAAAAATGTCTGAGGGTGACCTTTCGGTAGACCTCAGTATGATTACGATTGATGAATTAGGTAGAGTTTGTAACGATCTATATAAATTAAATGAATCACAGCGAGATATTGCACAATTTATTTATTCAGAAATCCAAAAGCTGCAAGAGCATTCGAATTCGTTAAGTGTTGGTCAGCACACCGTGTTAATAGATAAAATTCAGCTAGAAAAACTAGAGCATACGAATAACTTTTTTGAAGTAACAGATGCCCTTCATGATATCACGAAGGTATTGCAGGAATTAATTCAAATTACGAATAACGAAAGCTATATTCGTGAAGGTAAGGTAAAGCTAACAAGTGCGATTCAAGATGCAAAAAGGTTATCTGATTCCGCAGATAAAATCATTAAAAACTTAGCATCTCATGTAAATGCTACTATTGGGATTTTATATGTAGCCGATAATCATAATACGTTACGACTAACAGGAAGGTTTGCCCATTCAAATGACCATGTGGTAGAGAGCTTTCAGCTTGGGGAAGGATTAATTGGACAAGTTGCGGAAGATAAAAACTTGAAGGTAATACACGAAGTTCCTGACAATCACCTTGTCATTCATACGGGACTTCTTCAAGTGAAACCAAAAGAGATCATTATCGTACCGTGTGTATATAACGGTGAGACAAAGGCTGTCATTGTATTAGGAACACTAGATACATTTATGGACAGCCATATTGAATACTTTACTAGTATTGGAGAGTCAATTGCCTTAACAATTACTTCTCACCAAGCAAATGAAGAAAACGAGCGATTATTAGAAGAAAGTAGAAAGCTAACAGAAGAATTACAGAAACAGCAAGAAGTACTCGTTCATAACAATACAGAAATTGAGCAAATGAATAAAGAGCTTGAGCAACAAACACGTGAGCTAAGAAAATCAGAATCACTTTTAGAAACAAAACAACAAGAGCTCGAAAATATAAACGAAGAGTTAAAGGCTCAAACAATTGATGTAGAAAAACAAAGAGATGAGTTAAATGAAAAAAATGAAGAGCTTTACAGAACAAAGAAATTACTTGAAGAAAAGGCAGAGAACTTAGAAAGAGCAAATCAATATAAATCTGAGTTTTTAGCAAATATGTCCCATGAATTACGTACACCTTTAAATAGTATTATCATTCTTTCTAAGATTTTGTTCGACAATAAACAAAAGAGATTATCAGAAAAGGAAATGGAATACTCAGAAACAATCTTTAAAGCAGCTCATGATTTATTAGATTTAATTAACGAAATCTTAGATTTAGCAAAAGTAGAAGCTGGGATGATGGATGTTCATATAGAAAACGTTAACTTGCGACATTTTATTGAAGACTTAAGGATGTCTTTTAAAGAAGTGGCAGTAGCCAAAGGGGTAGAATTTATCGTTGATCTAGAAGAGGGTCTACCTTCAAATCTACTTACTGATTCCCAGAGACTGAAACAAATCATTAAAAACCTATTGTCGAATGCATTTAAGTTTACACACGCGGGGTCCGTTTCTGTACAGGTATATAAGAAGGATATGGACAGCATTGCGTTCTCTGTCCGTGACACAGGAATTGGTATTCCAGAGGATAAACAGGGATTAATTTTTAAGGAGTTCAGTCAAGTAGATGGGACGACCAACCGTAAATACGGAGGTACAGGCTTAGGTTTATCGATCTCTGATAAATTTGCCAAGCTTTTAGGTGGAGAGATTCAAGTAACTAGTAAAGTAAACCAAGGAAGTGCCTTCACCCTTGTGATCCCTGAAAATAGAGAGAACAAAGCAAAATCGTCGTTCGTTACGCCTCTTCCTACTCAAAAGACTGTTGTAACTGAAAATGAAACGCCAATAGAGACGGTGAGAAATAAACTATTGCTAATCATTGATGACGACCCAAATTTTGTAAAGGTCATTAGTGATATGGCGAAAAAGAAAGGCTTTAAATGCATCAGCTCTCTTGAAGGTGAAAAAGGAATAGAACTGGCTAGAAACTTTACACCAGATGCGATTATTCTTGATATTAAACTCCCTGGCATTGACGGGTGGGAGGTTATGAAACAACTCAATGAGAATGAGAAAACTAGAAAGATCCCTGTTCACTTCGTGTCTTCTATGGACTCACCTGGTAAGGGTTTTGAAAATGGGGCTATTGGTTATATCACAAAACCGGTCACCGCTCAAAAATCTGAGACCCTTTTTGAAAAAATTATGACCAGCATAAAAGGAAAATCCGAAGGGGATAAGCTAGTGCTTCATCTTTATGACTCATTAAAAGACCAGTCACTTAGTAAGCAGCTAGCGCAAGAAAACATTTCGTTTATTAGTACAAGCAGTTTAAAAGAAGCCTCTGAGCTCGTTCAACAGCAAAAGATAGGTAGTATTTTACTAGATAATCTGCTTGATCAAGAAGAAGTCATTCGTTTTATAAAAAGGATGAAAAGGGATTCTAATACTTCCTATATACCTGTTATATCATTCAGCAAAGAAATGATGTCTTCTAAAGAAGAAGAACTAAGAAAATATGTAGATAGTATCATCATTCAAAGTGACCAATCGTCAAAGAGATTAATGAACGAGATTAACCTATTTTTGCATCACATTGAAGATAAAGCCTTAAAAACAAGTGAAGCAAAACAAAAGTATACGAGCCAAGGGGCATTACTGGCTAATAAAACCATCCTCGTTGTCGATGATGATATGAGAAATGTGTTTGCCTTAACAAGTGTGTTAGAGAGCCATAATATGAATGTAATCGTAGGTAGAAATGGAAAGGATGGTATCCAAAAATTAAAAGAGAGCTCACCTATCGATATGATTTTAATGGATATTATGATGCCTGAAATGGATGGATATGAAACGATGAGACACATCCGTTCCTATCAAGCATACGAAAAACTACCAATTATTGCTCTTACAGCAAAGGCCATGAAAGGTGACAGACAAAAATGCTTAGATGCCGGTGCAAATGATTATATGGCAAAGCCAGTTGATACGGATCAACTTCTTTCCTTAATGAAGGTGTGGCTACAACGATGA